The Peribacillus simplex genome contains a region encoding:
- a CDS encoding glycosyltransferase family 4 protein: MKESINLYELTFSEKDRYVIITNAYPHEDQLYRNGFIHRRVKAYLDEGLKVDVFVLHPAYKNAEKYTYEDVPVYRGTEQHLRIFLNHKVHKKALIHFVNPKMVQAIKETNTDLPIITWIHGFETEAWHRRWFNFLESPESLRKILEMSDDYYVEQLSFMNWFYQTNELDTTFVHISKWFKEHIAECDARAESKNSVIIPNVIDDNLFTFKEKPVEKRTKVLSIRPYASRKYANDLSVKAVLELSKRPYFDKLEFAFYGDGKLFDQTVEPIRDFENVTIHKGFLSQEQIAALHKEYGIFLCPTRLDSQGVSMCEAMSSGLVPISTDITAIPEFVKHDVSGLLTKPESPIEIADAIERLYYNPDVFSRVSKQASQSIREKCAVDVVIKRELEIIQG, translated from the coding sequence ATGAAGGAATCTATAAATCTATATGAGCTTACATTTAGTGAAAAAGATAGATATGTAATCATTACGAATGCTTATCCACATGAAGATCAGTTATATCGGAATGGGTTTATCCACCGAAGAGTCAAGGCTTATCTGGATGAGGGTTTGAAGGTTGATGTCTTTGTTTTGCATCCTGCCTATAAAAATGCAGAAAAGTATACGTATGAAGATGTGCCTGTTTATCGAGGAACTGAACAGCATCTGCGCATTTTCTTAAATCATAAAGTACATAAAAAAGCGCTCATTCATTTTGTTAATCCAAAAATGGTACAAGCGATAAAAGAAACGAACACAGATTTACCGATCATCACCTGGATACATGGATTTGAAACGGAGGCATGGCATAGGAGATGGTTTAATTTTCTTGAAAGTCCTGAAAGCTTGAGGAAGATACTTGAAATGTCGGACGACTATTATGTAGAACAGCTTTCTTTTATGAATTGGTTTTATCAAACGAATGAATTGGATACGACCTTTGTTCATATTTCCAAATGGTTCAAAGAACATATTGCGGAATGTGACGCAAGAGCGGAATCGAAAAATTCAGTAATCATTCCTAATGTAATAGATGACAATCTGTTTACCTTTAAGGAAAAGCCAGTTGAAAAGCGGACAAAAGTCCTTTCAATCAGGCCATACGCTTCACGAAAATACGCCAATGATTTATCGGTGAAAGCAGTGCTGGAACTATCGAAGAGACCATACTTCGATAAGTTGGAATTTGCATTTTATGGTGATGGAAAATTGTTCGATCAAACCGTTGAGCCAATCCGGGATTTTGAGAATGTAACGATTCATAAAGGTTTCCTATCACAGGAGCAAATCGCTGCATTACATAAGGAGTATGGAATTTTCCTTTGCCCGACCCGTTTGGATTCTCAAGGGGTTTCTATGTGTGAGGCTATGTCGAGTGGGCTAGTGCCGATTTCAACAGATATCACGGCAATCCCGGAATTCGTAAAACACGACGTTTCTGGCCTTCTAACAAAACCTGAGTCCCCTATCGAAATTGCCGATGCAATAGAGCGCTTATATTACAACCCGGACGTATTTTCAAGAGTGTCAAAACAAGCTTCTCAGTCGATTCGAGAAAAATGCGCGGTAGATGTTGTTATTAAAAGAGAATTGGAGATTATCCAAGGTTAA
- a CDS encoding anti-repressor SinI family protein produces the protein MKDFEGNLPAEWLDLVTLAMKSDVTKEQFKKFLQEKSNSKKSSDCGG, from the coding sequence ATGAAGGATTTTGAAGGAAACCTTCCTGCCGAATGGCTGGACTTAGTAACATTGGCAATGAAATCGGATGTTACAAAAGAGCAATTCAAAAAGTTTCTGCAAGAAAAGTCGAATAGCAAGAAAAGTAGCGATTGTGGTGGCTAA
- a CDS encoding GNAT family N-acetyltransferase, with product MYTSLPLKVIEDFRKDKYNLPMVIYLDEDLIGCFALYTDKAGNQYTSNENAILLKSFSLDLRHQKKGLAFKTLKVLPKMIKLSHPDKNEIILTVHHSNVPAINLYKKAGFVYKGYRFNGEEGEEFIFHLPLD from the coding sequence ATCTATACTTCTTTACCTTTGAAAGTTATCGAAGACTTCAGGAAGGATAAATATAACCTCCCCATGGTCATTTATTTAGATGAGGATTTGATTGGTTGTTTTGCCTTATATACGGATAAAGCGGGAAATCAATATACAAGTAATGAGAATGCGATTCTTCTTAAATCATTCTCCTTGGATTTGCGCCATCAAAAAAAGGGGCTGGCTTTTAAGACTTTAAAAGTTTTGCCTAAGATGATCAAACTAAGTCATCCAGATAAAAATGAGATTATACTAACAGTGCATCATTCAAACGTTCCAGCGATAAACTTATATAAAAAAGCTGGATTCGTTTACAAAGGATACAGATTTAACGGGGAAGAAGGGGAGGAATTTATTTTCCATTTACCTCTGGATTAA
- a CDS encoding spore coat protein has translation MQNQYQQGQVHQNMQTGAIPPQMNHGGHEVFDVHEVLSGTIGTLNTYTLLRQHIKDQELLDILDRQYQFIQDEYNISLECFQTGQDPSKRTQSYKMNQGNDFIYGLTPTQPKKPLQSVSEITDECISGLMLGAVKSAASMKAMAALEITNPVVRRVFADSVPNCIEMAYEISIYQNKHHYYQVPQLAQQDMQQMMNSYAPAQGNNNNMSH, from the coding sequence ATGCAAAACCAATATCAACAAGGTCAAGTACACCAGAACATGCAAACGGGTGCCATTCCCCCACAAATGAATCACGGTGGTCACGAAGTATTTGATGTACATGAAGTGTTGTCGGGAACGATTGGTACTTTAAACACGTATACTCTTTTACGTCAGCATATCAAGGATCAGGAATTACTTGACATTCTGGATCGTCAATATCAGTTCATCCAAGATGAATATAATATTTCATTGGAGTGCTTCCAAACGGGCCAGGATCCTTCTAAACGGACTCAGAGTTACAAAATGAATCAAGGTAACGATTTTATATATGGCTTGACACCAACTCAGCCAAAGAAACCTTTGCAATCCGTATCGGAAATTACGGATGAATGCATATCAGGCTTGATGCTTGGAGCTGTTAAGTCTGCAGCATCCATGAAAGCGATGGCAGCGCTTGAAATAACGAATCCGGTGGTTCGCCGCGTATTTGCAGATTCCGTTCCGAACTGTATTGAAATGGCATATGAGATTTCGATATATCAAAACAAACATCATTACTACCAAGTTCCACAGCTTGCACAGCAGGATATGCAACAAATGATGAATTCGTATGCACCCGCACAAGGCAATAACAATAACATGAGTCATTAA
- a CDS encoding manganese catalase family protein translates to MFRHQKELQFEVKVERPDPMLARQIQEVLGGQFGEMTVMMQYLFQGFNCRGEEKYKDMLMDIGTEEIGHVEMLCSLISQLLDGASPEDQAEAAKDPATAAIMGGINPQHLLVSGLGGLPTNSNGVPWNGSYIVASGNLLADMRSNLHAESQGRLQVARLYHMTKDEGVRATFRKMLARDRYHQYQWMAAIAELEEKNGVVVPASFPPEAEMESQPEAYEFWNLSEGNESGDGLWATGSAPDGTGDFVYVAEPVAKGQIPNPKVPAAQLHHDLDRSQSLNKR, encoded by the coding sequence ATGTTTCGTCATCAAAAAGAGTTGCAATTTGAAGTTAAGGTAGAGCGACCAGATCCGATGCTTGCACGTCAAATCCAGGAAGTGTTAGGCGGACAGTTTGGGGAAATGACTGTCATGATGCAATATCTTTTTCAGGGTTTTAACTGCCGTGGAGAAGAAAAATACAAAGATATGCTGATGGATATTGGTACAGAGGAAATTGGACATGTAGAGATGCTTTGTTCGCTCATTAGTCAATTGCTTGATGGCGCTTCTCCGGAGGATCAGGCAGAAGCCGCAAAAGATCCTGCTACAGCAGCGATCATGGGTGGAATTAATCCTCAGCATTTGCTCGTAAGCGGACTTGGCGGACTGCCAACCAACTCGAATGGGGTGCCTTGGAACGGATCTTATATTGTAGCGAGCGGAAATCTATTAGCGGACATGCGATCGAATTTGCATGCTGAAAGCCAAGGACGCCTCCAAGTGGCCCGTTTATATCATATGACCAAAGATGAAGGGGTCCGTGCTACATTCCGTAAAATGTTAGCCCGTGATCGATACCACCAATATCAATGGATGGCGGCCATTGCAGAACTTGAAGAAAAAAATGGCGTTGTCGTTCCCGCGTCATTCCCACCGGAAGCGGAAATGGAATCTCAACCGGAAGCGTACGAATTCTGGAACTTGTCAGAAGGTAATGAATCAGGAGACGGACTTTGGGCAACAGGAAGCGCCCCAGATGGTACAGGAGATTTTGTTTATGTAGCTGAACCAGTTGCAAAAGGGCAGATTCCTAACCCTAAGGTTCCGGCAGCACAATTGCATCATGACCTGGATAGAAGTCAATCGCTTAATAAAAGGTAA
- a CDS encoding cytochrome c oxidase assembly protein, producing MHSNGHIHDNGTGFEPILLILFSLVIVIYIAAVVISNRRYKKWPLYRTFFWILGTICAASAIIGPMANRAHMDFSAHMVGHLLLGMIAPILLVLAAPITLALRTLDVQSARRLSKFLKSWPLRILSHPITASALNIGGLWILYTTGLYGLMHQNALLHALVHFHVFIAGYLFTASMIYMDPAPHRFSYMFRAIVFTISLAGHDILSKYIFAHPPSGVTKEQAENGGMLMYYAGDAIDVALICILCYQWFKATRPKGSLAL from the coding sequence ATGCACAGTAATGGGCATATTCATGATAATGGAACTGGTTTTGAACCGATTTTATTGATTCTTTTCTCGCTCGTTATAGTTATTTATATCGCAGCTGTGGTAATTTCGAACCGCCGCTATAAAAAATGGCCCTTATACCGTACGTTCTTTTGGATTCTTGGCACCATCTGTGCAGCTTCTGCAATTATAGGCCCCATGGCCAATCGCGCACATATGGACTTCTCAGCGCACATGGTTGGTCATTTACTGCTTGGAATGATCGCACCCATCCTACTCGTGCTTGCTGCACCTATTACTCTTGCACTGCGGACACTTGATGTACAATCAGCAAGAAGACTTTCAAAGTTTTTGAAAAGTTGGCCGCTGCGCATTTTAAGTCATCCAATCACTGCTTCCGCGCTTAATATCGGGGGACTCTGGATACTTTATACGACTGGGTTATATGGGTTAATGCATCAAAATGCCCTTCTACATGCATTGGTGCATTTTCACGTGTTCATAGCAGGCTATCTATTCACTGCGTCCATGATTTATATGGACCCTGCACCCCACAGGTTCAGCTATATGTTTCGAGCTATCGTATTTACAATTTCATTGGCCGGCCATGATATTCTTTCTAAATATATTTTTGCCCATCCTCCAAGCGGAGTCACCAAGGAACAAGCGGAAAATGGAGGAATGTTAATGTACTATGCCGGTGATGCCATTGACGTTGCACTTATTTGCATCCTTTGTTATCAATGGTTCAAAGCCACCCGGCCTAAGGGTTCACTTGCCTTGTAG
- a CDS encoding DUF2243 domain-containing protein, whose product MDFRPRNQKNQSISELRYTYSARNLWSGFLFGIGLVAFIDEAIFHQLLHWHHFYDKSTSGIGLVSDGLFHALSWFATVASLFMFADLRRRKGLWLKRWIGGVLLGAGSFQLYDGIIQHKLMRLHQIRYNVDILPYDLIWNIAATIMILIGITIVIQTRRSLLNMKEDGRNAQ is encoded by the coding sequence ATGGATTTCAGGCCCCGAAATCAAAAAAATCAATCCATTTCAGAATTGCGATATACGTATTCCGCTCGTAATCTATGGTCCGGTTTTCTATTCGGGATCGGATTGGTGGCATTCATCGATGAGGCCATCTTTCATCAACTATTACATTGGCACCATTTCTATGACAAGTCCACATCCGGTATCGGACTTGTCTCGGATGGTTTATTTCATGCCCTAAGCTGGTTCGCAACGGTCGCGTCTCTTTTCATGTTCGCTGACCTTCGCCGCCGAAAGGGATTATGGCTGAAAAGGTGGATAGGGGGAGTTTTGCTCGGGGCAGGTTCTTTTCAGTTATATGATGGGATTATCCAGCACAAGCTCATGCGTCTTCATCAAATCCGTTACAATGTCGATATTCTCCCATACGACTTGATTTGGAACATTGCAGCCACAATCATGATACTGATCGGCATTACCATCGTCATTCAAACAAGGCGCAGCTTACTTAATATGAAAGAAGACGGCCGCAATGCACAGTAA
- the ltrA gene encoding group II intron reverse transcriptase/maturase — protein sequence MLMEQILERENLIQALKRVERNKGSHGVDGMPVQNLRPHLATEWYNMKTALLQGTYQPQPVRRIEIPKPNGGVRLLGIPTVLDRFIQQAIAQILTKIYDSTFSENSYGFRPNKQGHQAVRKAKSYITEGYTWVVDMDLEKFFDKVNHDKLMGMLERKIEDKRVLKLIRKFLQAGIMIGGLFHKSEEGTPQGGPLSPILSNIMLDDLDKELEKRNLRFVRYADDSTIFVKTRKAAKRAMGNISNFIENNLKLKVNYEKSKYDRPWNRTFLGFSFTKSKNPKVLLAKQTVKRVKKRIREMTSRKSPIPMKLRINKLKQYLRGWMGYFALIDTPNVLKNLDSWIRRRLRMCLWKQWKLPRTRVRKLKGLGVPLGKAYEWGNSRKGYWRIAHSPILDKILNNVYWLHQGLVNLYERYTKLRQT from the coding sequence ATGTTAATGGAACAGATACTAGAGAGGGAAAACTTAATACAGGCATTGAAGCGTGTAGAAAGAAATAAGGGAAGCCATGGTGTAGATGGAATGCCGGTTCAAAACCTGAGACCGCACCTCGCAACCGAATGGTACAACATGAAAACTGCCCTTTTACAGGGTACCTATCAACCGCAGCCCGTCCGTCGTATCGAAATCCCGAAACCAAACGGCGGAGTTCGGCTATTGGGTATTCCAACCGTTCTAGACCGTTTCATTCAACAAGCCATTGCCCAAATATTGACCAAGATATATGACTCAACCTTTTCGGAGAATAGCTATGGGTTTCGCCCTAACAAACAAGGGCACCAGGCGGTTCGAAAGGCAAAGTCCTATATAACCGAAGGTTATACATGGGTAGTGGATATGGACTTGGAGAAGTTCTTCGATAAAGTGAATCATGACAAGCTCATGGGAATGTTAGAGCGGAAAATTGAAGATAAACGAGTTCTCAAACTGATTCGTAAATTCCTTCAAGCAGGCATTATGATAGGCGGACTTTTTCATAAAAGTGAGGAGGGAACTCCGCAAGGAGGTCCGTTAAGTCCTATATTATCTAATATCATGTTAGACGATTTAGATAAAGAACTAGAGAAACGTAATCTTCGATTCGTAAGGTATGCGGATGACAGTACTATCTTTGTGAAGACACGAAAAGCCGCTAAACGTGCAATGGGAAATATCTCAAACTTCATTGAAAATAATCTGAAGCTAAAGGTCAACTACGAGAAGTCGAAGTATGATCGCCCTTGGAACAGAACGTTTCTCGGTTTTAGTTTCACGAAGTCAAAGAACCCGAAGGTTCTACTGGCTAAACAAACGGTGAAGAGAGTAAAGAAACGAATCAGGGAAATGACCTCGAGGAAATCACCGATACCCATGAAACTCCGAATAAATAAGTTAAAGCAATACCTTAGAGGTTGGATGGGGTATTTCGCCCTCATTGATACTCCGAACGTATTGAAGAATTTAGATTCATGGATTCGAAGAAGACTCAGGATGTGCCTATGGAAACAATGGAAATTACCAAGAACGAGGGTGAGGAAACTCAAAGGATTAGGCGTCCCACTTGGAAAAGCATATGAATGGGGAAATAGCAGAAAGGGTTATTGGCGCATAGCGCATAGTCCTATTCTAGACAAAATCCTTAATAATGTTTATTGGCTCCACCAAGGGTTAGTAAATCTATATGAACGATATACAAAACTACGTCAGACTTAA
- a CDS encoding arylamine N-acetyltransferase family protein — MNELNSLFRKRIGLQEDVKLTFEKLDEILDKTAKTIPFENLSIMASHLSDINKTNIMNKVLVRNEGGLCYELNAALYFFLKENDFDVFLVRGVIYNQGWMTIGRTHVTILLNQEGRTYLIDTGFGGNLPLKPVPLNGETVVSQNGEFRIKKESTDHGDHILELKLKHKDRDWRMGYAFDSSKPVGNVAELNEVQTIIRENPQSPFNKHPLITRLTDSGNITLTDTSITQWEDGKVTKEEIDGTRFKELMKQHFDR; from the coding sequence ATGAATGAACTGAATTCATTATTCAGGAAAAGAATAGGGCTCCAGGAAGATGTGAAACTGACATTTGAGAAATTAGATGAAATTCTGGATAAGACAGCGAAAACCATTCCTTTTGAAAACTTATCGATCATGGCATCCCATCTGAGTGATATCAATAAAACAAATATCATGAACAAAGTCCTGGTGAGGAATGAGGGTGGATTATGCTATGAATTGAATGCAGCCCTTTATTTCTTCCTGAAGGAAAATGACTTTGATGTATTCTTGGTACGGGGTGTCATCTATAATCAGGGGTGGATGACCATAGGAAGGACCCATGTCACCATTCTATTGAACCAAGAGGGCCGAACCTATTTGATCGATACGGGTTTTGGCGGGAATCTGCCTTTAAAACCAGTTCCGTTGAACGGAGAAACGGTCGTTTCCCAAAATGGTGAATTCAGGATAAAAAAAGAAAGTACCGACCATGGAGATCATATCCTTGAATTAAAACTGAAACATAAAGATCGTGATTGGAGAATGGGGTATGCTTTCGATTCTTCAAAACCGGTAGGAAATGTAGCGGAACTTAATGAGGTCCAAACGATCATCAGGGAAAATCCCCAATCGCCATTTAATAAGCACCCATTAATCACCCGTTTGACAGACAGCGGGAACATCACTTTAACTGATACATCCATTACACAGTGGGAAGATGGGAAAGTGACGAAAGAAGAAATAGATGGAACACGATTTAAAGAGCTAATGAAACAGCACTTCGATAGATAG
- a CDS encoding carboxymuconolactone decarboxylase family protein encodes MEFEANNSTENALRDYKAGIGVFTHKMPDLAEKFNSFTEECFKEGQLSQKEKQLIALGISLYSQDEYCIIYHTKGCLDQGCSEQEILEAIGVTAAFGGGATMSQAVTLVQECIQEINQMKQ; translated from the coding sequence ATGGAATTTGAAGCTAACAATTCTACTGAAAATGCTCTTCGTGATTATAAAGCTGGAATCGGTGTCTTTACGCATAAAATGCCTGATCTCGCAGAGAAATTCAATTCGTTTACGGAAGAGTGCTTTAAAGAAGGTCAATTATCCCAGAAAGAAAAACAGCTTATCGCACTAGGAATAAGCTTATATTCACAAGATGAATACTGTATTATCTATCATACAAAAGGATGTCTTGATCAAGGCTGTTCCGAACAAGAAATTCTTGAAGCCATTGGTGTGACCGCAGCATTCGGCGGAGGAGCCACGATGAGTCAGGCTGTAACCCTCGTCCAGGAATGCATCCAGGAAATAAATCAGATGAAACAATGA
- the thiC gene encoding phosphomethylpyrimidine synthase ThiC: MMSNSVNDMNVSIMSSFAGSKKVYVEGSRPDIKVPMREIKLSPTTGTFGEEENPPLRVYDTSGFYTDSDYPIDIRKGLAPIRRSWVLEREDVEEYDGREIKPEDNGYKKVESQSNAEVFPGLKRKPLRAVKGQNVTQLHYARKGIITPEMEFISIRENVAPEFVREEVASGRAIIPANINHPESEPMIIGRNFHVKINANIGNSAVSSSIEAEVEKMTWATRWGADNIMDLSTGKNIHTTREWIIRNSPVPVGTVPIYQALEKVNGVAEDLNWEVFRDTLIEQAEQGVDYFTIHAGVLLRYIPMTAKRVTGIVSRGGSIMAQWCLAHHQESFLYTHFEEICEIMKAYDVSFSLGDGLRPGSIADANDEAQFAELETLGELTKIAWKHDVQVMVEGPGHVPMHLIKENMDKQLEVCQEAPFYTLGPLTTDIAPGYDHITSAIGAAMIGWFGTAMLCYVTPKEHLGLPNKEDVRVGVITYKIAAHAADLAKGHPHARKRDDALSKARFEFRWRDQFNLSLDPERAVEYHDETLPAEGAKTAHFCSMCGPKFCSMRISQDIRDLAKEKGLGFESVIDEGLKEKANEFRKTDGEIYQ; the protein is encoded by the coding sequence ATGATGAGTAATTCTGTAAATGACATGAACGTTTCAATTATGTCCAGTTTTGCCGGGAGTAAAAAAGTGTATGTTGAGGGATCTAGACCTGATATTAAAGTACCTATGCGTGAAATTAAGCTAAGTCCGACTACAGGGACATTCGGCGAAGAAGAGAATCCGCCTTTACGAGTTTATGACACAAGCGGTTTTTATACGGATTCAGATTATCCCATTGATATTCGTAAAGGTCTTGCCCCGATTAGACGAAGCTGGGTTCTGGAACGGGAAGATGTTGAAGAGTATGATGGCCGTGAAATAAAGCCCGAAGATAACGGGTATAAAAAAGTTGAGTCACAATCCAACGCCGAAGTTTTTCCGGGATTGAAAAGAAAACCATTGCGTGCAGTGAAAGGGCAAAACGTAACCCAGCTCCATTATGCCCGTAAAGGTATCATTACTCCAGAAATGGAGTTCATTTCGATCAGGGAAAATGTAGCCCCTGAGTTTGTAAGGGAAGAGGTAGCTAGCGGGCGGGCTATCATTCCGGCAAATATTAACCATCCTGAAAGTGAGCCAATGATCATCGGACGTAATTTTCATGTGAAAATAAATGCGAATATTGGAAATTCCGCTGTTAGCTCATCGATCGAAGCTGAAGTGGAGAAGATGACTTGGGCTACACGATGGGGTGCAGACAATATAATGGATCTTTCCACCGGAAAGAATATTCACACGACCCGGGAATGGATTATCAGAAATTCACCTGTGCCAGTTGGGACGGTTCCGATATATCAAGCATTGGAAAAAGTGAATGGAGTAGCGGAGGATTTAAATTGGGAAGTTTTCCGGGATACATTAATCGAGCAGGCTGAACAAGGTGTCGATTACTTCACCATTCACGCTGGTGTGCTTTTGCGATACATCCCCATGACAGCAAAGCGAGTTACGGGAATCGTTTCCCGAGGAGGCTCCATCATGGCGCAATGGTGCTTGGCCCACCACCAAGAAAGTTTTCTCTATACTCACTTTGAAGAGATTTGTGAAATCATGAAGGCGTATGATGTCTCTTTCTCATTAGGTGACGGCCTCCGTCCGGGATCCATTGCAGATGCAAACGATGAGGCACAATTTGCTGAATTGGAAACACTTGGGGAACTGACGAAGATTGCTTGGAAGCACGATGTTCAAGTCATGGTGGAGGGACCCGGTCACGTACCGATGCATTTGATTAAAGAAAATATGGATAAGCAGCTGGAAGTCTGTCAAGAAGCACCATTCTATACCCTGGGACCATTGACAACGGATATAGCTCCTGGATACGACCATATCACTTCTGCCATTGGTGCTGCCATGATTGGATGGTTTGGCACTGCCATGCTTTGTTATGTAACACCGAAAGAGCATTTGGGACTTCCGAATAAAGAGGATGTTCGGGTAGGGGTCATAACCTATAAAATTGCTGCCCACGCAGCTGACCTAGCTAAAGGTCATCCGCATGCAAGAAAACGGGATGATGCCCTCTCGAAGGCCAGATTCGAATTTCGTTGGAGAGATCAATTCAATCTTTCCCTGGATCCTGAAAGGGCGGTCGAATATCACGATGAGACTCTTCCGGCTGAAGGTGCCAAAACAGCTCATTTCTGTTCAATGTGCGGACCAAAATTCTGCAGTATGAGAATCTCTCAGGACATTCGTGATTTGGCTAAGGAAAAGGGTCTGGGTTTTGAATCGGTAATCGATGAAGGGCTTAAAGAAAAAGCGAATGAATTTAGGAAAACGGACGGGGAAATCTATCAATGA
- a CDS encoding RMD1 family protein, protein MGPITFKACAITNEIDLNKIAIHCGIPKKFTWEEPLILKGDILSSILNKNVDESQQVLVFSFGSIVFINYSHADEIKEFSSFIHSFEPDIDLVNVDRYTDDYSLHLSETENINLTDEYVVVPKFEFFYPELISTILAKSVALEKTEEQLGKIHDKLEAMIDRLEKGKLRIGNKELARTTAKIVRHEYNTLAYIMILDKPDITWTSSIAGEFYDRMLDFFELNDRYKILKSKTEILYNIMDGFSNISHSIRGLFVEWIIVILIVFEIVLTILEIVGWIP, encoded by the coding sequence ATGGGACCGATTACCTTTAAAGCATGTGCAATCACTAATGAAATTGATTTGAACAAAATAGCCATTCATTGCGGCATCCCTAAAAAATTCACCTGGGAAGAGCCTTTAATCCTTAAAGGAGATATTCTAAGTTCCATCCTTAATAAAAATGTGGATGAATCGCAACAGGTGCTGGTTTTTTCCTTTGGCAGCATTGTCTTCATTAACTACTCACACGCGGATGAGATTAAGGAATTTTCATCCTTTATCCATTCTTTCGAGCCGGACATTGATCTCGTTAATGTAGATAGATATACAGACGATTACAGCCTTCACTTAAGTGAAACTGAAAACATCAATTTGACAGACGAATATGTAGTTGTGCCTAAATTTGAATTTTTCTACCCTGAATTAATTTCCACTATTCTCGCAAAATCGGTGGCACTCGAAAAAACCGAGGAACAACTGGGAAAAATCCACGACAAGCTCGAAGCCATGATAGACCGACTGGAAAAAGGCAAGCTGAGAATCGGCAATAAGGAACTAGCGAGGACGACGGCAAAAATCGTACGTCACGAGTACAATACCCTAGCGTATATCATGATTCTGGATAAACCTGATATTACATGGACAAGCAGTATTGCCGGCGAATTTTATGACAGAATGCTTGATTTTTTTGAATTGAATGATCGGTATAAAATCTTGAAAAGTAAAACCGAAATTTTATATAACATTATGGATGGGTTTTCTAACATCAGCCATTCGATCAGGGGACTATTCGTCGAATGGATCATTGTGATTCTCATTGTCTTTGAAATCGTTCTCACGATTTTAGAAATTGTAGGATGGATACCATGA
- a CDS encoding YdhK family protein: MKKRTKLPIILSLLAALFLGLGACSNSGDKNKEGKEEMEHSEMGHSSSGDVPEGLKAAENPTYEVGSQAIIESGHMEGMKGAEATIVGAFDTTAYAISYTPAAGGEKVENHKWIIHEEIKDAGEKTYEPGAEVTVNASHMEGMNGTVAEVESAEKTTVYMVDFTPTTGGEKVKNHKWVTESELSASE, from the coding sequence ATGAAAAAAAGAACAAAATTGCCTATCATCCTATCATTATTAGCAGCGCTGTTTTTAGGCCTTGGCGCATGTTCCAATAGCGGTGATAAAAACAAAGAAGGTAAAGAAGAAATGGAACATAGTGAAATGGGCCATTCTAGCTCGGGCGATGTTCCTGAAGGATTAAAAGCTGCAGAAAATCCAACATATGAAGTTGGAAGTCAAGCGATTATCGAATCGGGCCATATGGAAGGCATGAAGGGGGCGGAAGCAACAATAGTGGGTGCATTTGATACGACTGCTTATGCAATTTCGTATACGCCTGCAGCTGGCGGAGAAAAAGTGGAAAATCATAAATGGATCATTCACGAAGAGATCAAAGATGCAGGTGAGAAGACGTATGAACCAGGAGCGGAAGTCACAGTGAATGCTTCTCATATGGAAGGGATGAACGGGACAGTCGCTGAAGTTGAATCTGCTGAAAAAACGACTGTTTATATGGTCGATTTCACACCGACTACGGGGGGAGAAAAAGTGAAGAACCATAAATGGGTAACGGAAAGTGAATTATCAGCGTCTGAATGA